From a region of the Sesamum indicum cultivar Zhongzhi No. 13 linkage group LG3, S_indicum_v1.0, whole genome shotgun sequence genome:
- the LOC105156891 gene encoding probable protein phosphatase 2C 40 gives MMLDETINDSDGEIKVSFGYNCNSKSDESYSKPTHIDIPSAGKLRRASRSFSCLSGAALSANATLANTNICNGLIGAEILPTLDSPTSFRRLPSSPSLTKIDLLSASLQNSMSNLNFSLHSPRETLDFDAVSFKPSSVPTRSESFLNAMEVLQIAGGAAGEDRVQAVCSEENGWLFCAVYDGFNGRDAADFLAGTLYETVAFHLNLLDWDLEEEPLDVCSSMSIEGLKGDGSFRQSVLESLERALGEAENEFLQMVEREMEDRPDLVSIGSCVLLVLLHGKNLYLLNIGDSRAVLATYDDDDGNMEEGDGLRAVQLTESHTVDNDLERIRLLNDHPDDPSTIVGWRVKGKLKVTRAFGVGYLKKKNMNDALMGILRVRNLISPPYVLAKPSLSVHEVSTSDHFVVLGSDGLFDFFSNNEVVKLVHSYILRHPSGDPAKYLVEQLVARAADSAGFSMEELMSIPAGRRRKYHDDVTVIVIILGNNNRTSKASTCL, from the exons ATGATGCTTGATGAGACCATAAATGATTCAGATGGTGAAATCAAAGTGAGTTTTGGCTATAATTGCAACTCCAAGAGCGATGAGTCTTACAGCAAACCTACTCACATTGACATCCCTTCAGCCGGTAAGCTCCGCCGAGCTAGCCGGTCCTTTTCTTGCCTGTCCGGTGCTGCATTGAGTGCCAATGCAACTCTAGCCAACACAAACATATGCAATGGGTTGATTGGGGCAGAGATACTCCCAACTCTAGACTCTCCCACCTCGTTCCGTCGGCTTCCGTCTTCTCCGTCTCTAACGAAGATCGATCTTTTGTCAGCTTCACTCCAGAACAGCATGTCGAATTTGAACTTTAGTCTGCACTCACCGAGAGAGACGCTTGATTTTGATGCAGTCTCGTTCAAGCCCTCGAGTGTTCCTACTAGAAGTGAGAGCTTCCTCAATGCAATGGAGGTTTTGCAAATTGCTGGAGGGGCTGCAGGTGAGGACAGAGTTCAGGCTGTTTGTTCTGAAGAGAACGGTTGGTTGTTCTGTGCCGTTTATGATGGATTCAATGGGAGGGACGCTGCTGATTTTCTAGCCGGGACGTTGTATGAAACGGTTGCATTTCACCTTAACTTGCTTGATTGGGATCTTGAGGAGGAGCCGTTGGACGTTTGTAGTAGCATGTCTATAGAAGGTTTAAAGGGGGACGGCTCTTTTAGGCAGAGTGTGCTTGAGAGCCTTGAACGTGCACTCGGTGAAGCAGAGAACGAGTTTCTACAGATGGTCGAACGGGAGATGGAAGACCGTCCAGATTTAGTATCCATAGGGTCTTGTGTGCTGCTTGTTCTGCTCCATGGGAAGAACTTGTACTTGCTCAACATTGGTGATAGTCGAGCCGTATTGGCTAcctatgatgatgatgatgggaaTATGGAAGAAGGGGACGGCCTCCGAGCAGTTCAGCTCACGGAGAGTCACACCGTTGACAATGACCTTGAGAGAATCCGACTCCTAAACGACCACCCGGATGACCCTTCCACGATTGTGGGCTGGAGAGTTAAAGGGAAACTCAAGGTTACTAGGGCGTTCGGAGTTGGTTACTTGAAAAAG AAAAACATGAACGATGCTTTGATGGGAATTCTTCGGGTCCGTAACCTCATAAGCCCACCATATGTATTGGCAAAGCCGTCACTCAGTGTACACGAGGTTTCAACCTCAGACCATTTTGTCGTACTGGGAAGTGATGGCTTGTTTGACTTCTTCAGCAACAATGAAGTTGTGAAGCTAGTGCATTCATACATATTGAGACACCCTTCTGGTGATCCAGCCAAATATTTGGTCGAGCAGCTTGTTGCAAGAGCAGCAGATTCAGCAG GTTTTAGCATGGAGGAGCTGATGAGCATCCCTGCTGGAAGAAGACGGAAGTATCACGACGATGTCACTGTTATTGTAATAATCCTTGGCAACAACAACCGGACCTCAAAGGCGTCAACGTGTCTATGA